The stretch of DNA CTAGATTGCCTGCAGAAGAAGCaagagaaaaatgagagaggaTGTGCCAAAGAAGAGAGAACAGCAGAGCGCTTAGCATAGGAAGGACAGAGAGCACGATAAACACTGGTGAAACAGCTCCCATTAAAATAAGGATTGCAATATGGAGCCAAGCAGAACCAGAGGGGTGATACAGCCGTGTCCATTATGAGCCAGAGCAAATACAGTAATTACTGGTGCAGATCATTTTAATATCTGCAAACTACAtaaggagggaagggaaggaactCCTTGCGCAAGGCAAATGCCACGAGAGGCAAAGAACTGGGTTGACTTGAGCCCTGCAGAGGTGATGGCTATgaagtcaacaaaaaaaaagcttaaatggggtggatgggggatacggggtggggggtggtggtaggagggtgggggggggggtagtggtgGTGATTGGccggggagagaggcagggagagtaTGGCTGTGTGGCAGGCCCATCGATTGATTTATTCCGACTGCATCGATCAGTGGACAGCCCTATCCGTGTGGAAAAGCGTGAGGATTAAGGCACTGGCTCGTGTAATGAATGGCTCTCGTGCACCATGGAGAGAGGGGTCGGCAGTAAATCAGCTTTGAGCGGCCCAGCCGGACCGTGCCTAGGAAGCacaggcctgtttgtgtgtctgctgatgAGGGATTTGCTTAGATTTCCCTGAGCTATACGATGGTCCCCTCTCTATTTCATTTGGCCAGCACGTATACAGGCCAGGGCACAGGGTGCCACACATTATAGTTACACAGGTGTGACAAGCATATTATGAAACTGTCCCCACTGTAAAGTAAAATAGGAACTTAGGAGAACTCCAATAGATTCTTATTGTGACTGAGAAATATTACCTGGACATCCCTAATTGTTTTTCTTCAATCCCAAATGGATAGCCTGCAGTCCATTCGTCAGATTTTTATTTCCTATAGATCGACTTACAGCCATAATGGGATTTAGAGTGTAATTAGGCACtttatattctttttttcccctctaaaTACCAAATGTTGCTCAAGGCAAATCTGTCAGGCCTACAGTAGCCTGGAAAGAAattggattgattgattgatttatgtatgtcagctgaaggacacagacaaagagacattCCACTGAGGAGTAgaagtagggggggggggggggggggggggggggggggcagatggaTGGAGGAATAAACACGGGACAGACCGAGGGAgacgggtggggtggggtggaggcaAACAGAGACAAATGAAGAAGGAGACACGGGACGgattgtctcacacacacacacacacacacacacacacacacacacacacacacacacacacacacacacacacccacgtaatGACCTCATCCTCACTCAGCGTTgatcaatacaaaaagcaggctGTTTGTGTCACTCCTCTCTAAGGGCAGATTCATCGGGGTGGGGGTCTACCTCCACCCTTGCCCAATGATCCCCAACCCTTTCCAATGCTTTGATTAAACATGGCACCCCCAGTCATTCTATGAACCACAGCGGCTCTGTGGGCCCTGGGCACTTGGACTCTGTTCTCTGTTCGCATGAGTGAGAGCAAAACATCACTCTTTCCTGTATGACTACATGCCCTCCAGCTGGAAGATGTCTCAGTGCATTTGCCTCTGCATTTGTCCAAATCTAATGCGCTTTTGGAGACTTTTTGGTCAGCCCAACAAGCAATGTGTTCACCGAAATACACAATGGCTACGTTTTAAGTAGCTTTTTCCAGGAACCCAGAGCACTGATCGAATGaaaacgtttatttttttttatttctgtgcaACATTTTGGATAAATTATTGTCAACAAGCGCTTATTTCCTAGTGGACTGAGAAGTTAATTTTCATATCTTTgtattctcttttttattttattttaagatgaaaacattttaaatcCAGCATTTTTCTCCAAAATGTTAGAACAGACTATGTTTCCTCCAGCTTGCATAAATAGACTTCTTAGATATCATAAATCAGACACTAGTtcataatatattatatttggtgaATCATGTGGTTGATTATTAATTGATCACCAAATAATAATCTGATACTATTTATCTTAAACATGCAAAATACTTTATATGAAATAATTAAACATCAGATTACCTAAAATTGTGTTTTAGTATTTTCAGTGTCAAAATCAAAATGAAAGTATAATCCTGTTTGAGGATCCGTGTCGGAAAAAGACACCGACAAGCAGTGGAATATTGTGTGAGGGGAGATGTGGGTTAGGATGTAAACGCGGGATGTTGGTGAGTACAGGTGCATACAGGTGAAGTCTTGTGCAGGGAAAATCAATACGTCTGTAATCACCTGTAGTCAAGGCACAGCTGGGACTCCCTCTACAGAGATTATTGTGTGTCAGTACAACTCAGTCTCACACATGCCCTTGCACTGTTctgcacagaaagacacacacacacacacacacacacaacacacgtgcacacacacacagtttgtttcttctctctttctgtctcccttgcTATTAAAAGAATGCATAAAAATATAGATGTCGCATTTTCataaaaaatattaatattagaATAATAATTTTTGGTTGTATTAcaacacatataaaacacattcatgcacccacacacacatgtgacatcAACAGAATATTGTAAATACATAATAAACCAGAGACATTTCAGTACATCTCGCCTTTAATCACATAGAAAAGAAACATACTTTatacaaaatagtttttttttctctttgactTGTACCACAGAGTCCAGCAAAGGAAGAGGGAACGATGTTTCAAAAGCAGCAGCCTACAAAAAGTTACAGTGGAAACGTTTCTGAGAGACCAAATAACTGATTAACAgtcagtgtctgtttttttgtgtctaaaACGGAAATGAAAGAGGATGAAGTAGTCCACAGTCCTGTCTGGACACTGGCTCATTTTTTTCtagtttcatttgttttgttcatgaAGGATACCTGCATCCATCCTTGCAGACTCAAGACATTCTGTCCCTGTGATGAGGACACCATTTCCTGATGGTGCCGCAgtgagacgagagagagagagagggagagatgagagagagagagagagagagggagggagagagaaagggagagatgagagagagagagagagagggggagagagaaagggagagatgagagagagagagagagagagagagagagagaggaagagatgagagatgagagagagatacggagagggagagggaggaagagagagcacacaagGTCAGCACGTTTGGCCATTTCAACTCGGCATCCATACGGCAGCATGTGGTGATGCTAAAGAGTAACTACTGTGGCCTCCAGAAAACAGCATTGCCATTATCACGCTCGGAGACTGCGCAAGCCgcacatccctctctcacagatGCAGAGAGGGGCGTAATGTCGCTGACGACGCCGGCGAAGATGATGTCGGTGGAAGTCGACCACCATCACACCAACACGgtgtaaaaaaagaagaacaaaaatGGAGGACTCATTGATGCGGCCTCAAATGACCCTCGCTGAGAGCTCAATTATAGCGCAATGGGAGCATAGAGGCTGTCTATTTGCACGGGACACAGAGGAGGCAAACACTTTTCTACCAGAGCCAGGGctcagtgggggagggggggggggggggacatctgTCTTAATGGACTGCAGGTGGAACAACTGCTGGTCCGAGTCGGCAGGAGCTGCAGAATCTGCAGATggtttcaataaataaataaataaatagataaataaataaataaagagtcAAATAAATACCTGCTGCCATCACCGTGCATCTCACAAAAGTCTCACGAAGACCAAAggacacccgcacacacacacacacacacacacacactcctatggacatgtgtgcacgcacagacacacacacacacattcatagctTTCTCATACATACTCAAATAAAATACACGAAAGAATATGTTCTGTAGACACAGGACAGTCTGGAACATGGACAGAGGGATAAACATGGCTACCTTTTAAATGGAGGTTGGGGCGTCGTTTCTGTCTGCTTATGTTGTGTTCTTTACTGCATCAAGATCACCCCTACAGTAAATCAATCCACTGGTGAAAGTCTGTGTTGTAACTTGTgctcaagcaaaaaaaaatgcaattgtAACAATAGTGATTAAGGATGAGACATCACAGTGCAAATTTCAGATTGTGAAAAATGTTTGTGTTGCACTTTGAACGGTGCCACTTTTAAGGACAGCAAAGGTAGCAGTGGAAAGGACACAAAAATGCTGCTATATGAAATATCTGTAGAAAGCCATGAACATACTGGGGAGCGGAAATGTGCTGACACCATCAATGTACAGTAAGTCAAACCACATCTGTAGTACATTAAGCTAAACGTGTTCTGGGTTGCACCAGCAGTGGGAGAAAACTCCTCTTTCTCAGTACAAACAGGGCCGTACATTTCCCTCGCACAAAGGAAAGACAAAGAAGCACAATTTGTTTCCATCTTTCAAACGGTGCAGTTATAAATGGTCCTGTGAACAGAGTCTGTAGAGGACACTAATGCAATGTGAGATATCAGGCTATGACAAACAGGTTTATGCATGGGTGAACTTCACTGCTCCCAAGCTATCATTTGACTTCATCTCTCAACTCTTATTTGTcttcagatctctctctctctctctctctctctctctgattctttctctttcactcttttacTTTCTCTCCCATTGCTTTTCTCTTGGTTCATATGCCCATCATAAAGAGTGCCTGTTAAGTGCTGCTTCTTTTACATTAGTAGTGCTGTGAGGCAGACGAAAAGGGGAACAGAGGAGTGAGTTCTCCTGGAAGCCCCACACCGGCCAAACCTCTCAACTCTCGGTTTACAATCTCCTCTGCCCTCCCACAGTGCAGGTCCACAGTGAAACGGTTCATGTTTTTATGTGAAGTTTACTTTAGTCTCCCTGACGGCCCACTGACACCAACTCGCTCGGGACGGATTCAAAGATGACCTAGGAGAGGACGGGAGGGCTTTCGTTATTAACGGGTAATATGTTTGGCTTGGAGCAGGTGATTAGCACAGGCTAATTTCAGAGCGAGCTGTCATCCTCTCTAGACTGCCTACCATTCCCTTACGAAATTGGTTGGGTCGGAAAGTATCCAGGGCCTAGGTGAGGTTCATACAGCATCTCTGAAGGACTATGTTGCTACTACAAGGGACTTACTTTGACACCGCTCTTTATTTCTTGCCACAAACCCACCAGGAAGGGGGACAAACCTTTTAGGCTTCTACCATAAGAATTTCCCAGTGAGGGTGAAATATTGAAAGCCCTGACCCTCTCACATGTGTCATTATTCCCTCTGGCATACTGTCGTATTTCCAATGGCCTATTCAATATCTAAATACCCCCCAAAGTCCGCTGGGGGTAATTTGTCACTATTGATCACTATTGATGGTActcaaaattacaaaaaaaaaacagaaaagcatgTAAAGATCAAATACATAAAGGTAAATTGTGTGATTTGGTGGAAAACAAACCTACTTGGGAACatagcattttttttcacaaagatGTCCATTAATAAGTGTTGGTGTATATCTTTATACACATGGGTTGCTTTCAGTACAATGCAGATATTTACTCTTCAAATGTTTAAGAGTCAACCAATCACAATAGGATCCCTCTCACAGATGTACACAGTACTCGGGGTCAGATTAGAGTTTAAAGGGCCAAGTTAAAAATACAGTATTTCATTAGGCATGTACTGTAAGCTTGCTGGCAAGTGAGGACATTTGAGGCATTACGAAGCATGTGATAGACTCCTtccgagacagacagactagcTATCCAGGTATTTTATGAATCTGCATTTTGGGGGAGATACAGCACAAATCAAGTCTCTTTCAATGTGCAACAATCATCTACAGCGAATAGGTTAGGCTTCTCCCTTCGGAGCCAAATGTCAGCTGATCCATAAATATACCACATCAGTCCTTTCATCATAAAAAAAGCCTTACTGCAGCAATGAGTTTCCTCTGCTCGCTGAAGCAGAGCCGGAGAGAACCCACAGGATGTAGTGTCCTTTTCGGGTGTTCTTTTTAGCGATGACTGCTGTAGCCTTTTACTGCATGGCAACTACTGGAGGACTTGGACAGCTAACCTCTTACACCTTGCAGTTTTGAAGGTTTAGATTCTGGTGCAgctgcttttttttgtgtcaacCTGAATAGCCTGTGCaagcaaagaaaagaaagctaTACTGGTCCATTTGCGCAGGAGTCTGGAGGTTAGCTTCTTCTGTACAGACTGCTCTGGCACTCACCACTCCCACAGAGTGAGAGCACGCAGGGAAACAGTGTAGTGACACTGATCATTACCAGAGTGTGAAACTAGCCGTTGGTGTTGACACCTGAAATGCTGCATTCACCACAGCCtttacgcacacagacagagagacgctTCCCAGGGGCACAGCCAATTAAAAGTTTCCGTGCCGTAAACAGCGGGACGAAGTTGGAATGGAAACCAGAAGGCACAAAGGGGTGCTTCACAACCCATGCTGATAGAAAAACTGTGCATCTATACAGTACAGGTCATTTCTAACTGTGAGGTGAGGTCCATCACGTGTAGGAGTAGTCTAAATCTGGGATACCGCCTTCTCTGTAGCCGCGGTTTGTTCCGTAGCCAGCGGTGTTAGTCATATGATGGGGGGCTTTGTAAATGCCTGTGCCATTCGGAGGGAAAATGGTGTGTATGATGTAGTCTTCGCGAAGGGGTTTTGGTTGCAAGGGCTCTCTGGTAGCCATGGGTGTCATCTGGAAGCCGGGGCTGCGGATCTCGAGGATGGTGGTGTCTTTCTTAGTCCCCGACTCGATGTAGTCGTCGTACTGCTTGGTCTTGCGCGAGTTGTTACGGGTGTAGTGGTCTCTGTTGGTGAGGCAGCCTGCTCGGTGGCTGTACCAGCAGAATATAGCCAAGATGAGAGCCAGGGACACCAGGGCCGACGCACCACCGATGATCCCCGCGAGGGGCAAGGTGGTCAGCTGCTCCGACCCCTGCCCTTGGTCCTGGCTGGTGTCCTGGCTGGGACTGGCCGTCTCCGTCTTTGCGCAAACTGGCTCGTTGTCCGGGTCCACGTCCTCGCCTGTCATCGCGCCTTTGGCCCCTGAGCTGGTAGCCAGGGGCACTATGCAGATGATGTAGCTGGAGAGGGGCTGCAGGGAGGTCAGCAGGTACTCGCGCCTGTCCGACTGCACAAGCGTCTCGGTGATGGAGCCCATGGCCGCGCTGCTGCCCTGCCGGAGCCAGCTGAGCCTGAAGGAGGTCGTGGGCTGGGCCACGCTCCACGTCACCCGTATGCTGTCGTGGGAGAGGGCCTTCACGTTCAGTGCCAGGTTCTTGCCCACCCCGCTGCTGCTCAGCTTGTAGTCCAGCCCGGCGTCCGGGAATCCCAGACTGGGCCTCCGGGAGCGCAGCGTGAACAGGGAGCCCTGGAGAGGTGACAGGGTGGTGGAGCTGGCCGCGATGCCTCCCCCGCCTGCCCTATCTCGACTCCCAGCAGCCCCGGCGGCCCCGGCGGCCGGGGCTGTCGtctcacactcctccatctgGCTGGTGAGGTCCCTCAGGGCCATGTCTCGCACTCTCTCTGGCCCTTGGCAGGTCAGACCCCTGACTGTGATGGTGTTGCCTCGGGCGTGCAGCCAGTCATGGAGCCAGCGCAAGTTGCAAGTGCAGTACCAAGGGTTCCCACGCACTAGCAGCTGCGCCAGGCTGTCCAAATCCCGGAACAAGCCCCTGGGCAAAGTGGTAAGGTTGTTTCCGGAAAGGTCAAGCCTCTGCAGGTGCCGCATGCCATCCAGAGAGCCACGGGGCATGTGGGTGATGGCGTTGTCCTGCAGGGACAGCCTCTGCAGGGTGGCGCTGGGCAGGTTCAGCGGCGGCTTCTGCAGGGAGTTCCGCACCAGCGACAGTTCCGTCAGGTTGGACAGCCGGGCGAAGGTGTCGTCCGCTATGCGCTGGTTGGCCAGCAGGTTCCCGTCCAGGACGAGGCGGCGCAGTGAGGACAGCCCGCGGAAGGCGTGCGTGGGGATGGTGGAGATGCGGTTGTCGTCCAGACGCAGCTCCTCCAGCGCGGCGGGCAGCCCTGAAGGGATGCTCGAGAGGTGGTTGCGGGACAGGAAGAGCAGCCGGAGCCGCGGGTTGTCCACAAACGCCTGGTCCTCGATGCTGACGGTGGAGACGGAGTTGTCGTCCAGGTGCAGCTTCTCGAGCAATGGCAGGCGGGCCAGCGTTGCACGGGGCAGAACGCGGATGTTGTTGTCCTGCAGGTGCAGCTCCTTCAGAGACGGAGGCATGTGCATGGGGAAGTCGTCCAGCTCGTTGTCATAGAGATAGATGACGCGGACGGTGGTGAGGTGCTCCAGCGAGGTGGGTAGCCCGGCATTGTCGATGTGGTTGTTCTGGAGATAGAGGACGGTCGCGGAGGGCGGTAGGGGCGGGATGGCGCTGAGGCCGCGGTCGTTGCAGTATATGAAGTCCTCGTCACACCGGCACACGGAGGGGCAATAAGAGTCCCCCACGTCCATGTCTCCCAGGCCCTGAGTCGAGGCAACAGCGAACTCAAGCACCTCAGCCATTAAGGTCAGGCATAGCAGAAGCATAAACAGCCAATCTCGGGACTCTGCCGCTCCTTCAAGGGCCATgttgcctcctctctccttttccttcacTTCCTCTTGTTGATGCCTCTATTATCGTCCCCGATTTCCTGCCGTGTCTGCGCGGCGACGTCTCCTCCTCACCGCGCCGAACACGGAGTGCTTATTTATCTCAAGTCCTCCCGCGCCAATCCAGCTTCACCGGCCTGTGAAAAATTTCAGAAAAGAGGGTTCATGTTAGTAACCCTGTAAATGATTTGCATAATCACATATGGTTTCTGCAATGGTAGATAAATATTTGCAATGATACAGCACCACAGCACCTGCTCCCATGATTATTCCACCACATGTCCAAACTGTGAAGAACTGATTATACACTGTTACAGCTCAGCTCAACTGCGAGACTAATCTATCCAAACCACAAGTAGTCTCCACCAGATACGAGTTACTACGAACAACACCGAGACCGAATgagagtgtgacagacagaaagcagggggagagagagagagagagaaagtcagaggaaagggagaaagagagaggaccaaGTAACCAAGTGGTTTCCATTGTCTAATCTGTCACAATTCCCAGCAGGAGAGCTGAAAGATGTCTAGGATCTGTTACAATGCCCAGATGCATTACATGTGATTATTTACGATGTATTAATCACAAGTCAAAATGAATAATTCAAGTCATCACGAGTCGGAAATAAACCGGCATTACCGTGTCATGTGATCCCGTACATTGAGCTagacagtgttttgtttttgaaagggGCCAGGGGATGATTATATGTGGTAATTTTGTGGCGTGTTTGTGCTAGAAGATTCCGGGTGAGATTTGGGGTGTCTGCTTGAGACGGAACAGCTGGGCAAATGAGTCTGTCGAGCAGCATGGGGTATTTGGGTCACCTCTCTCAAAGGcgagatggggagagagtgcgATTGCTATGGGGAAGCGAGTGGGAGGGATTAAGAACATATGGAGTTGTGATTGTGTGGATTAAGCAGGTGTTCTGAAGAATAGCACATGgctaaacaataacaacacacacacacacatacttacaaacaaatacagacatatatattttttccattcATCTTTACCTTTCAGAGAGGTGAAAATGACATCACGTGCTACTACACCAGGCTGTCTTAAGCTGACTGGTTTATGGAGATTGCGGTCGAGAgtatatatttgtttgtctgtttgttggaGCGCATGtgactatgtgtttgtgtgtgtgtgtgtctgtgtgtgtctaaaggtAGTCTATGTATGCTTGAGTGACTGTTCTCTAGCTTTTCTGAAAATGGAAAGTCTCACGCCACATGAAAAAAAGATTGAAAAGATTGAGACAGGCCAACACATTGACGCGTGTGCGCCGTTCCCATGCACGCTCTCGCGGCTTCACCCCCCCGTGTGACATAGACGGGGCTGGTGAAATaatgcgagtgtgagtgtgagcatagCGGTGAGTCCCCCAATGCGTCGCGAGCCTGCCTGCCACTCCGTCTACACACAGCCGTGACAGACGTCGGCGTGGTAAACGGGGCTGAGGCCACTGGGGGATCGGCTGAAATGGGACCATCCAGACAGAAAGTCGCCTCGGGCACAACGCAACACCACCACTCTAATATTGGAAACAGAGGCGGaccagagcaggagagagagagagagagagagagagagagagagagaaagagagggggatagagacgACGAGGGAGAGGGCAAGGAAGGACTGTATCAATTTACATGGAGGGACCGGGGGAGAAGCAGTGGGAATAGTGATTGAGTGAGCAAGAGCATCCCTGCTAtcttcaccccccccacacaaaaaCGCAGCGTACGGAACATATCTGGCATCGCAAGGTGTCACGTGAGATACAGGAGTGAAAAAGTCTTGGCATTATCGGAGGCCACTGGTGCAGCAGGTAGTCCATTCTCCTGATGGCACACGGAAGATAATGTTGCCGTGAGGCTTATCAATCACACCGCGGCCATAGAGTCTGCCGTGCGGTTGTGGGGAATGTGAGATTTGAAATGCAGAATGGACACAGAAATCAGGTAGATGGGCGGAATGGTGACTGCGAGAACGGAAGCATGGGAGGGTGTTCGAATCCATGAAAAACAAGCGGGGGACCCGCATGTCTTTGTTATCTATATCAGGAAAAAAGCATTACCTGGTGCCTGCTGCCACAGATTATTACCATCATTCCTCTCCTCATGATGGATATTTGAAAGTTACAAATGATTCATGTCTGTCCAGCCAACCACCCATCCATTTGTTCATCCTACAATTTTCCTATATAAGAGCCCAATTCATTGTGCGGGATATCTGTATTACGCTGATAAATGTTTTATGTACGCTGCACAATGTCAATGTGTCTTTTTTGCCAGAAATGGACGGAATACACTGACAGCTGAAGGAAGGAAATATGCCCAATAGGATGTGAC from Clupea harengus chromosome 8, Ch_v2.0.2, whole genome shotgun sequence encodes:
- the flrt1a gene encoding leucine-rich repeat transmembrane protein FLRT1 translates to MALEGAAESRDWLFMLLLCLTLMAEVLEFAVASTQGLGDMDVGDSYCPSVCRCDEDFIYCNDRGLSAIPPLPPSATVLYLQNNHIDNAGLPTSLEHLTTVRVIYLYDNELDDFPMHMPPSLKELHLQDNNIRVLPRATLARLPLLEKLHLDDNSVSTVSIEDQAFVDNPRLRLLFLSRNHLSSIPSGLPAALEELRLDDNRISTIPTHAFRGLSSLRRLVLDGNLLANQRIADDTFARLSNLTELSLVRNSLQKPPLNLPSATLQRLSLQDNAITHMPRGSLDGMRHLQRLDLSGNNLTTLPRGLFRDLDSLAQLLVRGNPWYCTCNLRWLHDWLHARGNTITVRGLTCQGPERVRDMALRDLTSQMEECETTAPAAGAAGAAGSRDRAGGGGIAASSTTLSPLQGSLFTLRSRRPSLGFPDAGLDYKLSSSGVGKNLALNVKALSHDSIRVTWSVAQPTTSFRLSWLRQGSSAAMGSITETLVQSDRREYLLTSLQPLSSYIICIVPLATSSGAKGAMTGEDVDPDNEPVCAKTETASPSQDTSQDQGQGSEQLTTLPLAGIIGGASALVSLALILAIFCWYSHRAGCLTNRDHYTRNNSRKTKQYDDYIESGTKKDTTILEIRSPGFQMTPMATREPLQPKPLREDYIIHTIFPPNGTGIYKAPHHMTNTAGYGTNRGYREGGIPDLDYSYT